The proteins below come from a single Pichia kudriavzevii chromosome 2, complete sequence genomic window:
- a CDS encoding uncharacterized protein (PKUD0B08480; Pfam Domains: Glyco_hydro_72(8.1e-201)|X8(9.3e-37)) codes for MLFNKASGVALAVLGCLSNVVKADDFPTIEVVGNKFFYSNNQSQFYIRGIAYQSDVSANDNTSFVDPLANEEACKRDLPYLTALNTNVLRVYALDTESNHDACMSLFKDAGIYIIADLAEPTLAITSTSPDWDLELYNRYTSVIDEMQQYDNVLGFFAGNEVITNSTNSNAAPFVKAAIRDMKKYISDKGYRDIPVGYSANDDAHTRVDSADYFACGDDDIKADFYGINMYEWCGNSNFKESGYEDRTEEFSNLTVPVFFSEYGCNEVQPRKFTEIATLFSDEMTDVWSGGIVYMYYQEVNNYGLVSVVDDSTVSTMADYKYYSSEINAIHPTSAKASDVSTTALACPTTNKYWMAATSLPPTPNEAVCDCMSKSLSCVVVDDVNEDDYEDLFSYICGQIDCDGINGNGKKGTYGAYSFCSSKDKLSFVLDLYYKAQDESSQACDFSGSATLVKGTTASTCSSMISAAGTSGLGSVTGVSVNNSATETTATSTANDSSSSSSESKDKHDKKSTSTSVSSISSTSKGAADAVRSSSSIFGFFGVIAALLL; via the coding sequence ATGTTATTCAATAAGGCTTCAGGTGTCGCACTCGCTGTTCTTGGATGTTTATCCAATGTCGTTAAGGCAGATGACTTCCCAACTATCGAAGTTGTCGGAAACAAGTTCTTTTATTCCAACAATCAATCTCAGTTTTACATCAGAGGTATTGCATATCAAAGTGATGTTTCAGCAAATGATAACACATCTTTTGTTGACCCATTAGCCAACGAAGAAGCATGTAAGAGAGATTTACCATACTTAACTGCCCTTAATACCAACGTCTTGAGAGTTTATGCTTTAGACACTGAATCCAATCATGATGCATGTATGAgccttttcaaagatgcaGGCATTTATATCATTGCCGATTTAGCAGAGCCTACTCTGGCTATTACCTCAACCAGTCCAGACTGGGATCTAGAATTATACAACAGATACACTTCTGTTATTGATGAGATGCAGCAATATGATAACGTCTTGGGTTTCTTTGCCGGTAATGAAGTGATCACAAATTCCACCAACTCCAATGCAGCGCCATTTGTCAAGGCGGCAATCAGAGATATGAAGAAGTACATCTCCGATAAGGGTTATAGGGATATTCCAGTTGGTTATTCTGCAAACGATGACGCACATACAAGAGTTGACTCTGCAGATTATTTTGCGTGTGGTGATGATGACATCAAAGCCGACTTTTATGGTATCAACATGTACGAATGGTGTGGTAACTCCAACTTCAAGGAGTCCGGTTACGAAGACAGAACTGAGgaattttctaatttgaCTGTTCCTGTCTTCTTTTCTGAATATGGTTGTAACGAAGTCCAACCAAGAAAGTTCACCGAGATTGCAACTCTTTTCAGCGATGAAATGACCGACGTTTGGTCTGGTGGTATTGTCTACATGTATTACCAAGAAGTCAACAATTATGGTCtagtttctgttgttgacGATAGTACTGTTTCCACCATGGCGGATTACAAGTACTACTCATCTGAAATCAATGCAATTCACCCAACCAGCGCAAAGGCAAGTGACGTTTCAACTACTGCATTAGCATGCCCAACCACCAACAAATACTGGATGGCAGCAACCTCTTTACCACCAACTCCTAACGAAGCTGTTTGTGACTGCATGTCCAAATCATTATCATGTGTTGTTGTCGATGACGTCAATGAAGACGATTATGAAGATCTATTCTCATACATTTGTGGTCAAATCGACTGTGATGGTATCAACGGCAATGGTAAGAAAGGTACCTATGGTGCGTACTCTTTCTGTTCATCCAAGGATAAGCTCTCCTTTGTTTTAGACTTGTACTACAAGGCACAAGACGAAAGCTCTCAAGCCTGCGATTTCTCCGGATCAGCAACTCTTGTTAAAGGTACTACTGCGTCCACGTGCTCGTCCATGATTTCTGCTGCAGGCACTTCTGGATTGGGTTCAGTTACTGGTGTCAGCGTAAACAACAGTGCTACTGAAACCACTGCAACATCCACTGCTAACGACTCCAgctcatcttcatcagaatCCAAGGATAAACACGACAAAAAGTCCACCTCCACTTCTGTTTCCTCAATTTCCTCCACCAGTAAAGGTGCAGCAGATGCTGTCCGTTCATCCTCGTCCATTTTCGGATTCTTTGGTGTCATTGCAGCATTGTTATTATGA
- a CDS encoding uncharacterized protein (PKUD0B08490; similar to Saccharomyces cerevisiae YMR307W (GAS1); ancestral locus Anc_5.13), translated as MFAFVLRWKWKIRVKHNRVDGSTSASHLDMSTNFFSYLNSSTRVSCLYINLLSSFFLSFLTLTVSVSFSPPLFLLLPLQFCFLCPFVLSPCRFSIDKMKFSKSLALLSTALFSGVATANDDFPTINVVGNKFFYSNNASQFYIKGVAYQQNTAGLDTDAKYVDPLADEESCKRDIPYLTELHTNTIRVYALNASANHDACMNALQDAGIYVIADLSSPGESIITSDPEWDLELYDRYTSVIDMMQKYNNVLGFFAGNEVITNSTNTDTAPFVKAAIRDMKKYISDKGYRDIPVGYSANDDSNTRVQSADYFACGDDDIKADFYGINMYEWCGNSNFKESGYEARTKEFSNLTVPIFFSEYGCNEVQPRKFTEVGTIYSDEMTDVWSGGIVYMYFEEENNYGLVSVEDNKVSTMADFNYLKSELGSISPTYAKASAASASAKTLQCPSTDKNWSAATNLPPTPDQSLCDCVESSVECTVSDDVDESDYSDLFGVVCNYISCDEINANGKKGTYGSYSFCNPKEKLAYVLNKYYQDQDKNKSACDFSGSATIVKSSAASTCSSILKNASASQTFTNSGSTAKDSSETKTSGSAKSVSSISSTSKGAAASLKAPMHASSLSSMYLCTLIGGVVVGSISMILI; from the coding sequence ATGTTTGCCTTTGTGTTAAGGTGGAAATGGAAGATCCGGGTAAAACACAATCGTGTTGATGGGTCAACCTCAGCCTCTCATTTAGATATGTCcaccaatttcttttcctATTTGAACTCTTCAACACGAGTTTCGTGTCTGTATATCAACCTCCtctcttccttctttttgtcATTCTTGACGTTGACTGTATCTGTAtctttttctcctcctttATTTCTTCTACTTCCTCTACAGTTTTGCTTCTTGTGTCCTTTTGTTCTTTCCCCTTGTAGGTTCTCTATTGACAAGATGAAGTTCTCAAAGTCTCTCGCTTTACTATCTACTGCTCTCTTTAGCGGAGTGGCCACTGCTAATGACGATTTCCCTACCATCAATGTGGTTGGAAACAAGTTTTTCTACTCCAACAATGCCTCTCAGTTCTACATCAAGGGTGTTGCATACCAACAAAACACTGCAGGCTTGGACACAGACGCAAAGTATGTTGATCCATTGGCCGACGAGGAAAGTTGTAAAAGAGACATTCCATATTTGACCGAGCTGCACACAAATACCATCAGAGTGTATGCCCTTAATGCCAGTGCCAACCACGATGCATGCATGAACGCCCTGCAAGATGCTGGTATTTACGTCATTGCAGACTTGTCATCTCCAGGTGAATCCATCATTACCAGTGATCCAGAATGGGATCTTGAATTGTATGACAGATACACCTCGGTCATTGATATGATGCAGAAGTACAACAATGTCTTGGGGTTCTTTGCCGGTAACGAAGTCATTACTAATTCCACAAACACCGACACTGCTCCTTTTGTCAAGGCGGCAATCAGAGATATGAAGAAGTACATCTCCGATAAGGGTTATAGGGATATTCCAGTTGGTTATTCTGCGAACGATGACTCTAATACGAGGGTCCAATCTGCAGATTATTTTGCGTGCGGTGATGATGACATCAAAGCCGACTTTTATGGTATCAACATGTACGAATGGTGTGGTAACTCCAACTTCAAGGAGTCCGGTTACGAAGCTAGAACTAAGGAATTTTCCAACTTAACTGTTCcgattttcttttctgaaTATGGTTGTAACGAAGTCCAACCAAGAAAGTTCACCGAAGTTGGTACAATTTATAGTGACGAAATGACTGACGTTTGGTCTGGTGGTATCGTCTACATGTATTTCgaggaagaaaacaacTACGGTTTAGTTTCTGTTGAGGATAACAAGGTGTCAACCATGGCAGATTTCAATTACTTGAAGTCTGAATTAGGCAGCATCAGCCCAACCTATGCAAAGGCTTCCGCAGCTTCTGCATCTGCTAAAACTTTACAATGTCCATCTACTGATAAGAACTGGTCCGCAGCTACCAACTTACCTCCAACTCCAGATCAATCCCTTTGTGATTGTGTCGAAAGTTCTGTTGAATGTACCGTTTCTGATGATGTCGATGAAAGTGATTACAGTGACCTGTTTGGTGTGGTTTGTAACTACATCTCCTGTGATGAAATTAACGCTAATGGTAAGAAAGGTACTTATGGTTCTTACTCATTCTGTAATCCTAAGGAAAAGTTGGCATATGTTTTGAACAAGTACTATCAAGATCAAGATAAGAATAAGTCCGCTTGTGATTTTTCCGGCTCTGCTACTATTGTGAAGTCATCTGCAGCTTCAACTTGTTCGTCCATCTTAAAGAATGCCTCTGCAAGCCAAACATTCACTAACTCTGGCTCCACAGCTAAAGATTCTTCAGAGACTAAGACTAGTGGCTCTGCCAAGTCGGTTTCTTCAATCAGTTCAACTTCCAAGGGTGCAGCTGCTAGCCTCAAGGCCCCAATGCATGCTTCAAGTCTATCATCAATGTACTTGTGTACTTTAATTGGTGGTGTTGTTGTCGGCTCCATCTCTATGATTTTGATCTGA
- a CDS encoding uncharacterized protein (PKUD0B08500; similar to Saccharomyces cerevisiae YGR280C (PXR1); ancestral locus Anc_5.12) translates to MGLAGTRVKQRFGIDPRNTTWSNDTSRFGHQHLVKLGWEPGKGLGLTNNALTSHIKITVKNDNVGLGSNLAKKRAKQDEFDSGENVHLDVFQRLLGRLNGKEEQINQEVERKRTERIINGRWGVHFVKGDTLRSTWDKENRQLVDTETPKRKREDDIDTKITKKSKKEKKGNKEKKEKKEKKEKKEKKEKKGKKEKKEKKGKKEKKGKKEKKEKKEKKGKKEKKEKKEKKGKKSKGDKITRESMLKPKAEASNTSVLGSKMALRSKWIRQKRAAIMDEKALQEIFMIK, encoded by the coding sequence ATGGGTCTCGCAGGAACAAGAGTCAAGCAGAGATTTGGTATAGATCCTAGAAACACTACATGGTCTAATGACACTAGCAGATTTGGTCACCAACATCTGGTGAAGCTTGGATGGGAGCCAGGAAAAGGTCTGGGCTTGACGAACAATGCCTTGACATCACACATCAAAATCACCGTCAAGAACGACAACGTTGGTCTTGGATCAAACCTAGCAAAGAAAAGGGCCAAACaggatgaatttgatagtGGGGAAAACGTACATTTGGATGTATTTCAGAGGCTTCTTGGTCGATTAAATGGTAAGGAGGAGCAAATCAACcaagaagttgaaagaaaaaggacTGAGAGGATCATCAACGGACGTTGGGGAGTTCATTTTGTGAAGGGTGATACATTAAGAAGTACCTGggataaagaaaacaggCAGTTGGTGGATACTGAGACACCAAAAAGAAAGCGTGAAGACGATATCGATACTAAGATTACcaagaaaagcaaaaaggaaaagaaaggaaataaagagaagaaagagaagaaagagaagaaagagaagaaagagaagaaagagaagaaggggaagaaagagaagaaagagaagaaggggaagaaagagaagaaggggaagaaagagaagaaagagaagaaagagaagaaggggaagaaagagaagaaagagaagaaagagaagaagggGAAAAAGTCAAAAGGGGACAAGATAACCAGAGAGTCCATGCTGAAGCCCAAGGCTGAAGCGTCCAATACAAGTGTTCTAGGAAGTAAAATGGCTTTACGTTCCAAATGGATCAGACAAAAACGAGCTGCAATCATGGACGAAAAAGCATTGCAGGAAATCTTCATGATCAAATGA